One Desulfobacterales bacterium genomic region harbors:
- a CDS encoding exodeoxyribonuclease III, translating to MAKKKKRIKLISWNVNGLRAVIKKDFFALFQQIDADIFAIQETKIQGNQLTDEMINIAGYESCWSHATVKKGYSGVGTYSRIQPKRVNTELGIAEFDQEGRIVELDVGDFIFFNVYFPNGQMSDERLQYKLDFYEKFFEYTNSYKKQGRSLIITGDYNTAHNEIDLKNPKSNEKTSGFLRIERDWLDRIVQNGYVDTFRHLYPDTVKYSWWTYRFKARDRNIGWRIDYFFVTDDIIKKGWIKEAFIDNEIFGSDHCPIGLILEI from the coding sequence ATGGCGAAAAAGAAGAAGCGGATCAAGCTCATTTCCTGGAATGTCAACGGGCTGCGCGCCGTTATTAAAAAAGATTTTTTCGCATTGTTTCAGCAGATAGATGCGGATATATTCGCCATTCAGGAGACCAAAATCCAGGGAAACCAGCTGACCGATGAGATGATCAACATTGCTGGCTATGAATCCTGCTGGTCACATGCAACTGTAAAAAAAGGCTACAGCGGCGTCGGCACTTATTCGCGCATTCAGCCCAAACGTGTTAATACTGAGCTGGGGATTGCTGAATTTGATCAGGAAGGTCGCATTGTCGAATTGGATGTTGGCGATTTCATCTTTTTTAATGTGTACTTTCCCAACGGTCAGATGAGCGATGAAAGGCTGCAGTATAAGCTTGATTTTTACGAAAAGTTTTTTGAATATACCAATTCGTACAAAAAACAAGGCCGCAGCCTGATTATTACCGGTGACTACAATACGGCCCACAACGAAATCGATTTGAAAAATCCCAAGTCCAATGAAAAGACTTCCGGCTTTTTAAGAATAGAGCGGGATTGGCTGGACCGTATTGTCCAAAACGGCTATGTCGACACTTTCAGACATCTTTACCCGGACACCGTAAAATACTCGTGGTGGACGTATCGATTTAAAGCCAGAGATCGCAACATCGGCTGGCGCATTGATTATTTTTTTGTAACCGACGATATTATCAAAAAAGGCTGGATCAAAGAGGCTTTTATTGACAATGAAATTTTCGGTTCCGATCATTGTCCGATTGGGCTCATTTTAGAAATATAA
- a CDS encoding flavodoxin family protein, giving the protein MEKPKIVALYGSPRRKGNTAALLKKAVAGARDAGADVEEIVLRDLKLSPCVEIYGCLQAGECAIKDDFQTVRDKILESQGLMLASPVFFYTVSSHTKILMDRFQSLWVKKYWVDKKPADQLVNTRKGLFISVGATKGKKLFDGMLLTIRYFFDVLDMELWKSLLYRQLDFQDDVLKHPEYLEEAYEAGKQFTSAIENEFDG; this is encoded by the coding sequence ATGGAAAAACCAAAAATAGTTGCGCTTTACGGCAGTCCGCGGCGCAAGGGAAATACCGCCGCATTGCTTAAAAAAGCGGTTGCCGGGGCGCGGGATGCCGGCGCAGATGTCGAAGAAATTGTGCTGCGTGATCTTAAACTGTCGCCTTGCGTCGAAATTTACGGATGCCTGCAAGCCGGAGAATGTGCCATCAAGGATGATTTTCAGACGGTGCGTGATAAAATCCTGGAATCCCAGGGGTTGATGCTGGCATCGCCGGTCTTTTTTTATACCGTCAGCTCTCACACCAAGATCCTGATGGACCGCTTTCAATCCCTGTGGGTTAAAAAATACTGGGTTGATAAAAAGCCCGCGGACCAACTGGTTAACACCCGCAAGGGGCTGTTTATCTCCGTTGGTGCCACCAAGGGCAAAAAGCTTTTTGATGGGATGCTGCTGACCATTAGATATTTTTTTGATGTCCTGGATATGGAACTTTGGAAATCGCTTTTATACCGCCAGCTTGATTTCCAGGATGATGTTTTGAAACATCCCGAATATCTTGAGGAGGCATATGAGGCCGGCAAACAGTTCACCTCAGCCATCGAAAATGAGTTCGATGGCTGA
- a CDS encoding phosphatidylglycerol lysyltransferase domain-containing protein, producing MNLNFESITLDHQEDYLILLAQCPQIASDYSFLNIWGWAEEYELRWAWDEELVWIRQSQPEEYLWAPVGSWDAVDWQSRLNTNPPLNSALTRVPEMLVNLWREQLSQEIQVAEERGNWDYVYRVADLIELKGKRYHKKKNLVNQFNRKYDFTYLPFGAEMVEQAMAMQTDWCTWRDCESSDILSSENRAIFKILKEWKQLAGLFGGALMVEDSMVAYTVAEPLTQDMLLIHFEKGDTQYKGIYQAINQLFLANSAAQYTLVNREQDLNDEGLRKAKLSYHPEDYIRKYRVTMNGTFA from the coding sequence ATGAACTTAAATTTTGAATCTATCACTCTTGACCACCAGGAAGATTACCTGATCCTGTTGGCGCAATGTCCTCAGATTGCATCGGATTACAGCTTCTTGAATATCTGGGGCTGGGCGGAAGAATATGAGTTGCGCTGGGCTTGGGATGAGGAGCTGGTCTGGATCCGGCAAAGCCAACCTGAAGAATACCTGTGGGCGCCTGTCGGCTCCTGGGATGCGGTTGACTGGCAAAGTCGCCTGAACACCAATCCTCCCTTGAATTCTGCGCTTACGCGGGTACCGGAAATGCTGGTCAATCTATGGCGGGAACAACTATCGCAGGAAATCCAAGTTGCTGAAGAAAGGGGCAACTGGGATTATGTGTATCGGGTGGCGGACTTAATCGAGCTCAAAGGCAAGCGCTATCATAAAAAAAAGAACCTGGTCAATCAATTCAATCGCAAGTACGATTTTACCTACCTTCCGTTCGGCGCCGAGATGGTAGAGCAGGCCATGGCCATGCAAACCGATTGGTGCACCTGGCGCGATTGCGAGTCATCCGATATCCTTTCTTCTGAAAATCGCGCTATTTTCAAAATTCTAAAAGAATGGAAACAACTGGCCGGTTTGTTCGGCGGTGCCCTGATGGTGGAAGATTCCATGGTCGCCTATACGGTCGCCGAGCCGTTAACCCAAGATATGCTGCTAATTCATTTTGAAAAAGGCGATACCCAGTACAAAGGGATCTACCAGGCCATCAATCAATTGTTTCTGGCCAATTCGGCTGCTCAATATACGTTAGTCAATCGGGAACAGGATTTAAATGACGAAGGGCTGCGCAAAGCCAAACTATCTTACCATCCAGAAGATTACATACGCAAATATCGCGTCACGATGAACGGTACATTTGCTTAA
- a CDS encoding sodium:proton antiporter produces MKMLRDKTAVLRLLFLFSIVFFFTIGAASASQPKHSEPASAGSSEHANSSSAPQGSHSTSASHEQADAHHGHENIGKYLPLWSCIPFACILLSIALFPLILPDFWHHHFGKISGFWAATLAVPFLIIFKGAALYEILHIILADYVPFIILLWSLYTVSGGILLRGTLRGTPLVNVTILIIGTLLASWMGTTGAAMLLIRPFLRANNYRKNRTFMVVFFIFLVANVGGSLTPLGDPPLFLGFLHGVSFFWTFKILPHMVLVVIILLVIYFILDTYYYRKEAVCPPEGEDVDEPLKLEGIRNFIFLAGIVGAVLMSGIVDWGEVNTLGIHRAVQDWVRDGLLILMGVLSLVTTPMQIRDDNDFTWFPIIEVAYLFIGIFITMIPCLLILKSGSEGALAFLVNGVTEPVHYFWVTGGLSAFLDNAPTYLTFFNSALGAFYPGATEAQAVPLLMTENAIYLAAISAGAVFFGACSYIGNAPNFMVRSISEEAGTPMPSFFGYIIKYSLVFLVPTFVIVTLVFF; encoded by the coding sequence ATGAAAATGCTGAGAGATAAGACGGCTGTTTTGCGACTCCTGTTTTTATTTTCAATTGTTTTTTTCTTTACCATTGGCGCAGCCAGCGCCTCGCAACCCAAACATTCAGAACCCGCAAGCGCCGGATCTTCTGAACACGCGAACAGCTCTTCAGCCCCGCAGGGCTCACACAGTACATCCGCATCTCATGAACAGGCTGACGCTCATCATGGGCATGAAAATATCGGTAAATATTTGCCCCTGTGGAGCTGTATTCCCTTTGCCTGTATTTTACTGTCCATTGCACTGTTCCCATTGATTTTACCGGATTTCTGGCATCATCATTTTGGTAAAATTTCCGGATTCTGGGCCGCCACTCTGGCCGTCCCGTTTCTGATCATTTTTAAAGGCGCGGCGCTGTATGAGATCCTGCATATTATTCTGGCTGATTATGTGCCCTTTATCATTTTGCTGTGGTCGTTGTACACGGTTTCCGGCGGCATTTTACTGCGCGGGACCCTACGCGGGACACCGCTGGTCAATGTGACCATACTGATCATCGGCACCCTGCTGGCCTCCTGGATGGGAACTACCGGGGCTGCCATGCTGCTGATCCGACCCTTTCTGCGGGCCAACAATTATCGCAAAAACCGCACCTTTATGGTGGTATTTTTCATCTTCCTGGTGGCCAATGTTGGCGGCTCTTTAACTCCACTGGGCGATCCGCCGCTGTTTTTGGGTTTCTTGCACGGCGTATCCTTTTTCTGGACCTTCAAGATCCTGCCCCACATGGTGCTGGTTGTCATCATCCTGCTGGTGATCTATTTTATTTTAGATACATATTATTATCGCAAGGAGGCGGTTTGCCCGCCCGAAGGCGAAGATGTTGACGAACCGCTCAAACTTGAAGGCATACGTAATTTTATATTTTTAGCCGGTATTGTCGGAGCGGTTTTAATGAGCGGCATCGTGGATTGGGGTGAAGTCAACACGCTGGGCATTCATCGGGCAGTGCAGGACTGGGTCAGAGATGGCCTATTGATACTTATGGGTGTTCTATCACTGGTGACCACACCCATGCAGATTCGAGATGATAATGATTTTACCTGGTTTCCGATTATTGAAGTGGCCTATTTGTTTATCGGCATCTTTATCACCATGATTCCCTGCCTGCTGATCTTAAAATCCGGCTCTGAAGGCGCGCTGGCATTTTTGGTTAACGGTGTCACCGAGCCGGTGCATTATTTCTGGGTGACCGGTGGCCTGTCGGCCTTTCTTGACAATGCCCCGACCTACCTGACCTTTTTCAACAGCGCCCTGGGTGCATTTTATCCCGGGGCTACAGAGGCCCAGGCGGTGCCGCTGTTGATGACCGAAAATGCGATTTATCTGGCGGCCATTTCGGCCGGGGCGGTCTTTTTTGGTGCCTGCAGCTATATCGGCAATGCACCCAACTTTATGGTGCGCTCGATTTCCGAAGAGGCCGGAACGCCCATGCCGAGCTTTTTTGGCTATATTATTAAATATTCGCTGGTATTTTTGGTTCCAACTTTTGTGATCGTAACGCTGGTGTTCTTTTAA
- a CDS encoding PAS domain S-box protein, whose translation MIDKLLKSNIAIVGGGNFCKKLLQLLSSEPFDNSRPTILGVADINQQAKGWRYAKEKGIYSTTDYRELYALKDLQLLLELTADTELPGIIKKEKPAGVELIDHVTARNVWSALQVEAEKRTALKELRHNNFDAADIDRLFEQFADRLASVIRERGERYVEIEKGFIKSERALSQIIEGSTIPTFVLNKDHVVTHWNKALENLTGVQAATMVGTTRPSTPFWGEERPTMADVILDQIGEDEIKKLYGEQWRKSALIEEAYEAEVFFPRLGESGKWCWFTAAPIKGPDGTIVGAIETLWDKTEDKKAEEEREQHTRELTTLCSIYTVLNAPADLDQRINQSVQEVMDFLAADGLCIYLMEDDGKFHLRYCEGLSEQVYQKIQAADENSVIQRVADTNEFMIYEDLPDDCPDEICLLEEEKLVSLAYIPVSSKERGAFGVIRIGSKEPGHFTRDLKNVLELIGNRIGAAIENATLQDQYIKSEEKYRTLFNSDPHPIFILSRNTFKILDMNQRAQDSYGYSPDELLRTPFLQLGDENDEELAEGLNKLTENESLLFTKKRHYRKDGKPFFVNINISYAKYGRADVILAATTDITEVVEKETQLIQAGKMTTLGVMAAGMAHEINQPLNVIQVCADFFLKMLNRGQKIEDDDMRSMANDIVANVERASGVIKHVRDFARQSEPVRTRVNINDPINDVFKVLGHQLKVHDVDVTLDLDVDIPNILAEHNRLEQVFINLVSNAIDAMDEKDDRPDISDKAKHLTIKSFAENGRVCVKVTDTGIGMSEEVKNKIFEPFYTTKKVGKGTGLGVSISYGIIQDYKGSIDIESEVGKGTTFTLKFPQASER comes from the coding sequence GTGATAGACAAACTGCTCAAATCCAATATCGCCATTGTGGGTGGCGGCAATTTTTGTAAAAAGCTGCTTCAACTGCTGTCCAGCGAGCCATTTGATAATAGCCGCCCGACCATTCTGGGCGTTGCTGACATCAATCAGCAGGCCAAAGGGTGGCGTTATGCCAAAGAAAAGGGGATTTATTCGACAACTGATTACCGTGAGCTTTATGCGCTAAAGGATTTGCAGCTCCTGTTAGAGCTGACCGCAGATACGGAGCTGCCAGGCATTATCAAAAAGGAAAAACCCGCCGGTGTTGAGCTCATTGATCACGTTACGGCGCGCAACGTCTGGAGCGCGCTGCAGGTGGAAGCCGAAAAGCGAACCGCGCTAAAAGAGCTGCGTCATAACAACTTTGATGCTGCGGATATCGACCGGTTGTTCGAACAATTTGCCGACCGCCTGGCAAGCGTAATCCGAGAGCGCGGCGAGCGCTACGTTGAGATTGAAAAAGGATTTATCAAAAGTGAAAGAGCCCTGTCTCAAATCATCGAAGGCAGTACCATCCCCACCTTTGTGCTCAATAAGGATCATGTCGTTACCCACTGGAACAAAGCCTTAGAAAATCTGACGGGTGTGCAAGCGGCCACAATGGTAGGGACCACCCGGCCGTCAACCCCTTTCTGGGGCGAAGAACGGCCGACCATGGCCGATGTTATTTTAGACCAAATCGGCGAAGATGAAATCAAAAAACTCTACGGCGAACAATGGCGCAAATCCGCATTGATTGAAGAGGCCTATGAAGCTGAAGTATTTTTTCCCCGCCTGGGGGAAAGCGGCAAGTGGTGCTGGTTTACGGCAGCCCCTATTAAAGGGCCGGATGGAACCATCGTCGGCGCCATTGAAACCCTCTGGGACAAGACCGAAGATAAGAAGGCCGAAGAAGAGCGTGAACAGCACACCCGGGAGTTGACGACGCTGTGCTCGATTTATACGGTGTTAAATGCCCCCGCGGATCTGGATCAAAGAATCAACCAGTCCGTTCAGGAAGTCATGGATTTTTTGGCCGCTGACGGCCTTTGCATTTATTTAATGGAAGATGACGGTAAATTTCATCTGCGATACTGCGAGGGGTTGTCCGAACAGGTATACCAGAAAATACAGGCAGCCGATGAGAACAGCGTCATTCAACGGGTAGCCGATACCAATGAATTTATGATTTACGAGGATCTGCCCGATGACTGCCCGGATGAGATCTGTCTTTTAGAAGAAGAAAAGCTGGTGTCGCTGGCTTATATTCCCGTCAGCAGCAAGGAGCGGGGCGCTTTTGGCGTTATTCGTATCGGCAGCAAAGAGCCCGGTCACTTTACCCGTGACCTTAAAAATGTGTTGGAGTTGATCGGTAATCGCATTGGGGCTGCTATTGAAAACGCGACCTTGCAGGATCAATACATCAAATCCGAGGAAAAGTATCGCACGCTGTTCAACAGCGATCCGCATCCGATTTTTATTCTCAGCCGCAACACTTTTAAAATCCTGGATATGAATCAACGCGCCCAGGACAGTTACGGTTATTCGCCGGACGAATTATTGAGAACTCCCTTTCTGCAGCTGGGGGACGAAAACGATGAAGAGCTGGCTGAGGGCCTGAATAAGCTTACGGAAAACGAATCCTTGTTGTTCACCAAAAAGCGGCATTATCGCAAAGACGGCAAACCGTTTTTCGTCAATATCAATATCAGCTATGCCAAATACGGCAGGGCGGATGTGATTTTGGCCGCCACAACCGATATCACCGAAGTGGTCGAGAAAGAAACCCAGTTGATTCAGGCCGGTAAAATGACCACCCTGGGTGTGATGGCCGCCGGTATGGCCCATGAAATCAACCAGCCCCTGAATGTGATCCAGGTGTGTGCCGATTTTTTTCTTAAGATGCTCAATCGCGGTCAAAAAATTGAAGATGACGATATGCGCTCAATGGCCAATGATATTGTGGCCAATGTTGAGCGCGCCAGCGGAGTGATCAAACACGTGCGGGATTTTGCGCGCCAATCCGAGCCTGTTCGCACCCGGGTGAACATCAACGATCCGATTAACGATGTATTTAAAGTCCTGGGGCATCAATTGAAAGTTCACGATGTTGACGTCACGCTGGATCTGGATGTCGATATTCCGAATATTCTGGCCGAGCACAACCGCCTGGAGCAGGTGTTTATCAACCTGGTATCAAACGCCATTGATGCCATGGACGAAAAAGACGATCGGCCGGATATCAGCGATAAAGCAAAACATCTGACCATTAAATCCTTTGCTGAAAACGGCCGGGTGTGCGTTAAGGTAACCGATACCGGCATCGGGATGAGTGAAGAGGTAAAAAATAAAATTTTTGAACCTTTTTATACCACCAAAAAAGTCGGCAAAGGCACTGGCTTGGGCGTCAGCATCAGTTACGGGATCATCCAGGATTACAAAGGGTCCATTGATATCGAAAGTGAGGTTGGTAAGGGCACGACGTTTACCCTAAAATTTCCACAAGCATCTGAACGATAA